Proteins encoded in a region of the Paenibacillus sp. E222 genome:
- a CDS encoding alpha/beta fold hydrolase yields MDNEYILRADDSSLYCKVSGEGEPFICIHGNFNTHEVWDKQAMFFSRMYRVIRYDLRGYGRSSTPRTKFSNVADLKAVMDALHVPKAILLGSSYGGGVALDFALEYPERVCGLILSAPFISGNSMPIQMIWNGLKNYLSVRFKGRETAIESFIKSDFWQYFIPPISKKMARDQILNQLRNADVFCRFEPRLSLPLKPSAVTRLHKIMLPTCMIIGDQDHPYNIKSTDLLHTTLCNSSKVVMGGCGHLPFVEEADTFNGVVMNFLGS; encoded by the coding sequence ATGGATAACGAGTATATCTTAAGAGCGGATGATTCGTCCTTATACTGTAAGGTCTCTGGTGAGGGTGAACCTTTTATATGCATACATGGAAATTTTAACACTCATGAAGTATGGGACAAGCAGGCTATGTTTTTCTCACGAATGTATCGAGTAATACGTTATGACCTTAGGGGTTATGGACGTTCAAGTACTCCCCGAACTAAGTTTTCCAATGTGGCTGATTTAAAAGCAGTTATGGATGCTTTACACGTTCCTAAGGCGATCCTTCTGGGTTCTTCATATGGAGGCGGAGTCGCTTTGGATTTTGCATTGGAATATCCTGAACGTGTATGTGGCCTTATACTTTCAGCTCCTTTCATTAGCGGTAATTCAATGCCTATCCAAATGATCTGGAATGGTCTGAAAAATTACCTTTCAGTACGTTTCAAGGGCAGAGAGACTGCTATCGAGTCATTTATAAAGAGTGATTTCTGGCAATACTTCATTCCCCCCATCTCAAAAAAAATGGCAAGAGATCAGATTCTAAATCAACTAAGGAATGCGGATGTATTTTGTCGCTTTGAGCCCAGATTATCATTACCTCTTAAACCTTCCGCTGTTACAAGACTTCATAAAATTATGCTGCCAACTTGTATGATTATTGGAGATCAAGATCATCCTTATAATATAAAATCTACTGATTTGTTACATACTACGTTGTGCAACTCCTCCAAAGTAGTCATGGGGGGATGCGGGCATCTTCCTTTTGTGGAGGAAGCAGATACATTTAATGGAGTCGTGATGAATTTTCTTGGAAGTTGA
- a CDS encoding ABC transporter permease: protein METSRAYTPLGLYRRRRKEHFNEQLKNLKLVVDWTVWVYLLIPGLLYFSGWYVSLWSKPLPSWATGLTLPILTGLIDIIMLTGGILLFVEEADVLFLKSRSLWMRTLMKQGIYRGCLQHLGKMIAITALTSPLWSRVYDMSFIHIALIAIWFGTVASFQVIVLHMTKVRYTGWRRWIRIIPLAVAMGMFTIGVTSWMHGHIWTLLAGIVAAILLLITVARMRLEMKGTFEGDVREDLRERLKFTALLLSRSVTKPKAPRTRTIIFRKQRKLLRHRTISNRTAETAFKAFFRNSSTMKLYLQLGGLSIAAVALPPFPVNVIVCGLLVIMLSVLFYRSWEVFATSDYVQLVSYDSEALNRAGVTMVRMLFVPLGILMGFSLGAAWLGWLEGIVTAVAVVAFGLFVLSITGWIRSIRTD from the coding sequence ATGGAGACCTCTCGAGCATACACGCCACTTGGTTTATATAGACGCAGACGCAAGGAGCACTTCAATGAACAGTTAAAAAACCTGAAACTGGTAGTAGATTGGACGGTATGGGTATACCTGCTTATTCCGGGTCTGCTGTATTTCAGCGGATGGTACGTGAGTTTATGGTCCAAACCACTGCCCTCCTGGGCGACCGGATTAACGCTGCCTATACTGACAGGGCTGATCGACATCATTATGCTTACAGGTGGAATTCTACTATTTGTAGAGGAAGCGGATGTGTTGTTCCTGAAATCAAGGTCGCTGTGGATGCGTACATTGATGAAACAAGGGATCTATCGGGGTTGCTTGCAGCATCTGGGTAAAATGATTGCAATTACGGCGTTGACCTCACCACTATGGTCCCGTGTGTATGACATGTCATTTATCCATATCGCGTTAATAGCGATTTGGTTTGGCACAGTAGCTTCATTCCAGGTCATTGTACTCCATATGACGAAAGTACGTTATACCGGATGGAGACGCTGGATTCGCATCATCCCTTTAGCAGTTGCAATGGGCATGTTCACGATTGGGGTAACATCCTGGATGCATGGACACATCTGGACACTGCTTGCAGGCATTGTAGCCGCAATCCTTCTTCTGATTACGGTTGCCCGAATGAGGCTGGAGATGAAGGGAACCTTTGAGGGTGATGTGCGTGAAGATTTACGAGAACGGCTAAAGTTTACCGCCCTTTTACTGAGCCGGTCTGTGACCAAGCCGAAAGCGCCGCGCACCCGGACGATCATATTCCGCAAGCAGCGAAAGTTGCTACGTCATCGAACCATCTCTAATCGGACAGCTGAGACGGCATTCAAAGCATTTTTTCGTAACTCCTCGACTATGAAATTGTACTTGCAGCTTGGGGGCCTTTCGATCGCTGCCGTTGCTTTGCCGCCTTTCCCGGTCAATGTAATCGTGTGTGGCTTGTTGGTCATCATGTTAAGTGTACTTTTCTATCGCTCCTGGGAGGTATTTGCAACCTCGGACTATGTTCAGCTCGTATCCTACGATTCGGAGGCGTTAAATCGTGCAGGTGTGACCATGGTACGGATGTTGTTTGTTCCGCTGGGGATTTTAATGGGATTTTCACTGGGGGCAGCTTGGCTAGGCTGGTTGGAAGGTATCGTGACGGCTGTGGCTGTCGTGGCATTCGGGCTGTTCGTCCTGTCTATAACAGGCTGGATTCGCTCCATTCGAACGGATTGA
- a CDS encoding ABC transporter ATP-binding protein, producing MEIENEDTAAQESILDVHITKAGYEAGQSTIRNIRLHVAPGELVGIIGPNGAGKSTTIKTLLGLLEHAKYEVTIGGDGRYAYIPEQPVFYEYMTLWEHLDLAAAAYEMEEEVFVARAEEMLVRFGMDHVRNDLPASFSKGMRQKMMLMIGFLSSPDVYIVDEPFIGLDPRATKDFLKLLDDERRRGAGVLMSTHVLDTAERICDRFILIHSGRSAAEGTLDEIRAAADLPDASLFDCFDTLTS from the coding sequence ATGGAAATCGAAAACGAAGATACAGCCGCACAGGAGTCCATACTGGACGTACATATTACGAAAGCAGGGTATGAGGCGGGTCAATCCACGATTAGGAACATCCGATTACACGTAGCGCCGGGGGAGCTGGTGGGAATTATCGGACCAAATGGGGCTGGCAAAAGCACGACCATCAAAACATTACTTGGCCTGCTTGAGCATGCGAAGTATGAAGTAACCATTGGGGGAGACGGACGCTATGCCTATATCCCGGAACAACCTGTGTTTTACGAATATATGACCCTGTGGGAACATCTCGATCTGGCAGCGGCGGCCTATGAGATGGAGGAAGAGGTCTTTGTTGCCAGGGCGGAGGAGATGTTGGTTCGTTTCGGCATGGATCACGTCCGCAATGATCTTCCGGCCAGTTTTTCCAAGGGGATGCGGCAGAAAATGATGCTGATGATCGGCTTCCTGTCCTCGCCGGATGTATATATTGTGGACGAGCCTTTCATCGGGCTGGACCCACGCGCTACCAAGGATTTTCTGAAGTTGCTGGACGATGAGCGCCGCCGTGGTGCGGGTGTTCTTATGTCAACGCATGTACTGGATACCGCTGAACGAATCTGTGATCGGTTTATTCTCATCCATTCCGGACGCTCTGCTGCTGAGGGAACACTGGACGAAATCCGTGCAGCAGCAGATTTGCCGGACGCCTCATTGTTTGATTGTTTTGACACACTGACATCCTGA
- a CDS encoding MFS transporter has protein sequence MTSGLTMQERRPLKHNRSFITLMAAQAISNLGDWLHLLAILTLVGIRWNATPWEITFTTLCAALPVLLTGPFAGALADRVNRKWLMIGADGARIVIVGGLIFADQIWHVYVLLILKSLFDVVFSPAKNGKLKEIVPQEQLGQAVSISSVIEQMSKIIGPALGGLLVAAFGITWCFVLDSASFLISGIILLWIPGARVIQSVNQNVEQVREETAGVAQTGEKATFLKDTMEGIRMLASLPHVGTSLVLLASALLFLQFADSQTVVLFRQLPGISSDLLGWCVAASGVGTLIAAMSVQKWKRAGHVIKMGLGTSLMGLVIGGVGMIVGVWPHAGLGANLLLISLFALAGVGVGFAIVPFQILLQEQTPESMTGRVFGTVGSIMTASNIMGPVVGGFLVTSFGVIPAFISSGILLTLLGVIYVVIRRQKKNDMDGSLAANP, from the coding sequence ATGACAAGTGGATTAACGATGCAGGAACGAAGACCCCTGAAGCACAATCGATCTTTTATCACTTTGATGGCTGCGCAGGCTATCTCCAATCTGGGAGACTGGCTGCACTTGCTGGCAATCCTTACGTTGGTGGGTATTCGCTGGAATGCAACGCCATGGGAGATTACGTTTACCACGCTCTGTGCAGCATTGCCTGTCTTGCTTACCGGACCATTTGCAGGGGCGCTGGCAGACCGGGTCAATCGGAAGTGGCTGATGATCGGCGCAGACGGTGCGCGAATTGTGATCGTTGGAGGGCTCATTTTTGCCGATCAAATCTGGCATGTGTATGTATTGCTTATTCTCAAGTCTTTATTCGATGTGGTGTTCTCACCAGCCAAGAACGGCAAGCTTAAGGAAATTGTGCCGCAGGAGCAATTGGGGCAGGCAGTGTCCATCAGCTCGGTGATTGAACAGATGTCCAAAATTATCGGTCCAGCCCTTGGCGGGCTGTTGGTTGCTGCTTTTGGGATTACCTGGTGTTTCGTGTTGGATTCCGCGTCTTTTCTGATCTCAGGCATTATTTTGCTATGGATTCCTGGAGCCCGAGTGATCCAATCTGTGAATCAGAACGTAGAACAAGTAAGGGAAGAGACAGCAGGTGTTGCACAAACAGGTGAAAAAGCTACGTTTTTGAAAGATACAATGGAAGGCATCCGCATGCTCGCATCTCTTCCTCATGTGGGAACCTCGCTAGTCCTGCTTGCTTCAGCCCTTCTGTTTCTGCAATTTGCGGATTCCCAGACGGTAGTCCTGTTCAGACAGCTTCCCGGTATTTCAAGTGATCTGCTCGGATGGTGCGTCGCAGCTAGCGGTGTTGGAACGTTAATTGCAGCGATGAGTGTTCAGAAGTGGAAAAGGGCGGGGCATGTTATCAAGATGGGGCTTGGAACATCATTGATGGGTCTTGTCATTGGTGGAGTAGGAATGATCGTAGGAGTATGGCCGCATGCCGGTCTTGGCGCCAATTTGCTGCTGATATCGTTATTTGCCCTGGCGGGTGTGGGGGTTGGGTTTGCCATTGTTCCGTTCCAAATTCTACTTCAGGAACAAACACCTGAATCCATGACGGGGCGTGTGTTTGGAACGGTTGGCAGCATCATGACAGCCAGTAACATCATGGGTCCGGTGGTAGGTGGATTTTTGGTGACCTCATTCGGAGTTATTCCGGCTTTTATTAGTTCAGGCATTTTGCTGACGCTGCTTGGCGTGATTTATGTAGTGATTCGCAGGCAAAAAAAGAACGATATGGACGGGAGTCTTGCAGCAAATCCATGA
- a CDS encoding MarR family winged helix-turn-helix transcriptional regulator — protein sequence MLELQEIGTERSLHLYRTLAQTFKSVNEHAVSGSKVHGFNPTAYGVLEVLYMKGAQPIQQVGAQLLLQSGNVTYVIDKLEQKGLLHRKHCPQDRRIIFVELTEEGQRTMDDIYPGYAHKIDRAVSGLSEDDKTLLSELLERLALGADRLSANG from the coding sequence ATGCTGGAATTACAGGAAATCGGAACCGAACGTTCTCTTCATCTGTACCGCACCTTGGCCCAGACATTTAAGAGCGTGAATGAACACGCTGTATCCGGAAGCAAAGTGCATGGCTTCAACCCCACCGCTTACGGAGTGCTCGAAGTGTTATATATGAAAGGAGCACAGCCCATTCAACAAGTCGGTGCACAACTGCTGTTACAGAGCGGGAATGTCACATATGTCATTGACAAGCTGGAGCAAAAGGGGCTTTTACACCGAAAACACTGTCCGCAGGACAGACGCATTATTTTCGTGGAATTGACTGAGGAAGGTCAGCGTACGATGGATGACATCTATCCAGGGTACGCTCACAAAATAGATCGTGCTGTCAGCGGTCTGAGCGAGGATGACAAGACATTGCTCTCTGAGCTGTTGGAAAGGCTTGCACTTGGTGCGGATCGTTTATCCGCAAACGGCTAG
- a CDS encoding MDR family MFS transporter translates to MNRSFILAGLLLATFLSAIEGTVIGPAGPTIVSELGSVQLLSWIFTAYLLTMAVSTPIFGKISDIYGRKPVFLIGCALFLLGSLLCCLSQNMEQLIIFRAIQGIGAGAVVPVTFTIIGDIYRIEERGKIQGWISSVWGISSLVGPLLGGYFVDNLGWQWIFGFNLPFGLLAMWFVFRYLKEEMSPRTAKIDYMGALTFTVGITALLFVLSAGGQYYAWSSPIIVGLSIVAILFMILFFVVEKRAQAPMVPLHLFRIRDIRVANIAGLLTSTLMIGLTSYLPLWVQGVRGGNATESGLLLAPMSVGWLIGSVLAGRLLMKIGSRLTAVIGLTGIAIGSGGLFLVGGTSPQAVLFILTFIYGLGFGFAFTIFTIISQSSVGYKERGSSTALHTFMRTLGQTIGAAAFGTWLNYRISTLSSEQHLAEAGISDGDLNQLLAPHTEAALSDDKWALLRNVLEGSLHSLFIIMFVIAIISWVTTLALRKRLIVPEDADAPPQAQASGQ, encoded by the coding sequence TTGAACCGCAGTTTCATCCTGGCGGGATTGCTGCTGGCGACTTTTTTATCTGCAATCGAAGGTACAGTGATTGGTCCGGCAGGGCCAACCATTGTCAGTGAGCTGGGAAGTGTACAGCTGTTGAGCTGGATTTTCACGGCTTATCTGTTAACGATGGCTGTGAGCACGCCGATTTTCGGCAAAATCAGTGATATATACGGACGAAAGCCAGTATTCCTGATTGGATGTGCTTTATTCTTACTGGGTTCGCTTCTTTGCTGCCTTTCGCAGAATATGGAGCAGCTGATTATTTTTCGAGCGATTCAAGGGATTGGTGCAGGTGCGGTTGTGCCTGTTACGTTTACGATTATTGGCGACATCTACCGCATTGAAGAACGGGGCAAAATACAGGGCTGGATCAGCTCCGTGTGGGGCATTTCATCTCTAGTCGGACCGCTGCTGGGCGGTTATTTCGTAGATAATCTGGGCTGGCAATGGATCTTTGGGTTCAATTTGCCGTTCGGACTGCTGGCGATGTGGTTTGTGTTTCGTTATCTGAAGGAAGAAATGTCTCCGCGTACCGCGAAAATTGACTATATGGGTGCGTTGACCTTTACCGTCGGTATTACAGCATTGCTCTTTGTATTGTCCGCGGGTGGACAGTATTATGCCTGGAGTTCTCCTATTATTGTGGGACTGAGTATTGTCGCTATTTTGTTTATGATTTTATTTTTTGTGGTGGAAAAAAGAGCCCAGGCCCCGATGGTACCGCTCCATCTATTCCGTATTCGGGACATCCGGGTGGCGAATATCGCCGGATTACTAACCAGTACCCTGATGATTGGCCTAACCAGTTATTTGCCACTATGGGTGCAGGGGGTTCGGGGCGGTAATGCGACTGAATCCGGGTTGCTGCTTGCGCCGATGTCTGTTGGCTGGCTGATCGGTAGTGTACTTGCCGGCCGTCTGTTAATGAAGATTGGATCACGCTTAACAGCGGTGATTGGCTTAACCGGGATCGCCATTGGATCGGGAGGACTTTTCCTGGTCGGTGGAACATCGCCTCAAGCCGTACTGTTTATATTGACGTTTATTTACGGACTCGGCTTCGGATTTGCTTTTACCATATTCACGATCATTTCACAGTCGTCTGTTGGGTATAAAGAGCGTGGATCTTCCACGGCGTTACATACCTTTATGCGTACGCTTGGACAAACCATCGGTGCAGCAGCCTTCGGCACATGGTTGAACTACCGGATATCCACGTTGTCGAGCGAGCAGCATCTGGCTGAGGCTGGGATTTCGGATGGGGACCTGAATCAACTGCTTGCTCCACATACGGAAGCCGCTCTGTCGGATGACAAATGGGCACTTCTGCGTAACGTGCTGGAAGGAAGTCTGCATTCCTTGTTCATCATTATGTTTGTCATTGCTATTATCTCATGGGTAACGACATTGGCTTTACGCAAACGGTTAATCGTTCCTGAAGATGCAGATGCTCCGCCGCAAGCGCAAGCTTCTGGGCAGTAA
- a CDS encoding GNAT family N-acetyltransferase has protein sequence MYKCKGRIPELETGRLRLRKMRRRDAAQMFACWSDREVTRYMNLAPMIGTSEAADMIGLLNHMAGEEEAIRWGIELKETGRLIGSCGYNTWQLEGAFRGEIGYELGRDYWRHGYMTEAFSVMLPFGYETMGLNRIEALVDPRNLASGEFLTNRGFTREGLLRQVQHTSTGYKDMVMYSLLYDEFLRKRDK, from the coding sequence ATGTATAAATGCAAAGGGAGAATTCCCGAACTAGAGACAGGGCGGCTGCGTTTGCGTAAAATGCGCCGCCGGGATGCGGCCCAGATGTTTGCTTGCTGGTCTGACCGGGAAGTGACCCGTTATATGAATTTGGCGCCCATGATCGGGACAAGTGAGGCTGCGGATATGATCGGGCTGCTGAACCATATGGCAGGAGAAGAGGAGGCGATTCGCTGGGGCATTGAACTCAAGGAAACGGGCCGACTCATCGGAAGCTGCGGATATAACACTTGGCAACTTGAAGGTGCATTCCGTGGGGAGATCGGTTATGAACTGGGGCGCGACTACTGGCGTCACGGTTATATGACGGAAGCATTTTCGGTCATGTTACCATTTGGGTATGAGACGATGGGTCTCAATCGGATTGAAGCGCTGGTTGATCCGCGCAATCTGGCTTCGGGAGAGTTTCTGACGAACCGAGGCTTCACGCGGGAAGGCCTGCTGCGTCAGGTGCAGCACACGTCTACCGGGTATAAGGATATGGTGATGTACTCCCTGTTGTATGATGAGTTTTTGCGTAAGAGAGATAAATAA
- a CDS encoding GAF domain-containing protein translates to MFQAVSYEGTRSEQQTAVLGQLSALIRDEPSAIANLANAAALLNVFMTDTNWVGFYLYDGKELVLGPFQGLPACIRIQLGRGVCGTSAAERRTMVVEDVHAFPGHIACDAASNSEIVVPIIKNGELYGVLDIDSPLKNRFDDEDRIFLEKAVSLITEQLELS, encoded by the coding sequence ATGTTTCAAGCTGTTTCTTATGAAGGAACACGAAGCGAGCAGCAAACCGCCGTCCTGGGACAGTTAAGTGCTCTGATCCGCGATGAACCTAGCGCTATTGCCAATCTGGCAAACGCTGCGGCGTTGCTCAATGTATTTATGACCGACACCAATTGGGTCGGATTCTATCTGTATGATGGAAAAGAACTTGTACTCGGTCCATTCCAGGGACTGCCTGCCTGCATCCGTATTCAACTTGGGCGCGGTGTATGCGGCACTTCTGCTGCGGAGCGACGTACGATGGTCGTTGAAGATGTTCATGCCTTTCCAGGCCATATCGCCTGTGATGCCGCATCGAACAGTGAAATCGTTGTACCCATTATCAAAAACGGCGAATTGTACGGGGTGCTCGACATCGACAGCCCGCTCAAAAACCGTTTTGACGACGAAGACCGCATCTTTCTGGAAAAGGCGGTAAGCCTGATCACAGAGCAGTTGGAATTATCCTAA
- a CDS encoding TipAS antibiotic-recognition domain-containing protein, which yields MAYSMVDVSGMSGVSLSELGQYAEKGLLNPAFVGQDEDIYYEKPELLRLQQILFCKEVGMEEEEIGPMLRDTPRDMIRIMQQHRIEMLEKALHLHGMIQTLDKTISYLRGEQEMDEYELYAGFSRKGRHQLLNEPISDRAPKNDYSERMHTENSQNYNANSPEQSKMPDGQEMKTKEDFLDSQAKIDRIHLDLQDAIEEGLEPGSPEVQQIIGRHLDWIKDYYTPTAEIYRDLANLYVEHKNFRQMYDGYHPKLAEFLRDGMMIKAEQDLS from the coding sequence ATGGCATATTCCATGGTTGATGTATCCGGGATGTCCGGTGTAAGTCTGAGTGAATTGGGACAGTATGCAGAGAAAGGTCTGCTGAATCCAGCCTTCGTGGGTCAAGATGAGGATATCTACTATGAGAAGCCGGAGCTGCTGAGACTACAGCAGATTCTGTTCTGTAAAGAAGTAGGCATGGAGGAGGAAGAGATTGGCCCCATGCTCAGGGATACTCCCCGGGACATGATCCGTATTATGCAGCAGCATCGGATCGAGATGCTGGAGAAGGCACTTCATCTCCACGGAATGATTCAGACACTGGACAAAACCATCTCTTACTTACGTGGAGAGCAGGAAATGGATGAGTACGAACTGTACGCCGGGTTTTCAAGGAAGGGGCGTCACCAGCTTCTGAATGAACCGATCTCTGACCGAGCGCCAAAGAATGACTATTCTGAACGGATGCATACAGAGAACAGTCAGAACTACAACGCCAATTCACCGGAGCAGTCCAAAATGCCTGATGGTCAGGAGATGAAGACGAAGGAAGATTTTCTCGATTCACAGGCGAAGATTGATCGAATTCACTTGGACTTGCAGGACGCTATTGAAGAAGGGTTAGAACCCGGCAGCCCGGAAGTACAGCAGATTATTGGCAGACATCTCGATTGGATCAAGGATTATTACACCCCAACAGCAGAGATTTACCGGGATTTGGCCAATCTGTACGTCGAGCACAAAAATTTTCGTCAGATGTATGATGGCTACCACCCCAAGCTGGCCGAGTTTTTGCGAGACGGGATGATGATTAAGGCGGAACAGGATTTATCCTAG
- a CDS encoding aldehyde dehydrogenase family protein, with translation MKKQHLFIGGKPTESVDYIALQAPYSKETLAEVSSASAEEVEAAIAAAVQAGKEMRRMPAHQRADILYKLSALLEERKEEAARIIALEAAKPITAALAEVDRTVETYRFAAEEAKRLTGETVPMDAAKGGEGRIGYTMRQPLGVIGAITPFNFPMNLVAHKVGPALAAGNTIVLKPAEQTPLSSYYIANLLQEAGLPDGALNVVSGDGKTIGDVLVEHTDVAHITFTGSPAVGTSIRSKAGLKRVTLELGSNAAVIIDADANLDKVVPRCVTGAFTYQGQVCISLQRIYVHSAIADEFIRRFAEAAQKVVVGDPLNPDTVVSALITSKDVQRTLDWIDEAKQAGAEVATGGEAEGGVLRPTVLINVPRDAKVSCQEVFAPIVVINSVDSVEEGIEHVNDSIYGLQAGVFTNDIHTALHAADHIEAGGVMINDIPTFRVDHMPYGGVKQSGMGREGVKYAVEEMTELKFVMFNKN, from the coding sequence ATGAAAAAACAACATCTGTTCATCGGGGGCAAGCCCACCGAATCAGTAGACTATATAGCACTTCAGGCACCGTACTCGAAAGAAACATTGGCAGAAGTATCTTCTGCGTCAGCGGAGGAAGTCGAAGCAGCGATTGCCGCCGCAGTTCAGGCGGGCAAAGAGATGCGCAGAATGCCTGCCCATCAGCGTGCAGACATCCTTTACAAGCTGTCCGCCCTGCTGGAAGAGCGGAAGGAAGAAGCAGCACGAATCATTGCGCTGGAGGCAGCGAAGCCGATTACTGCGGCACTGGCCGAGGTTGATCGTACGGTGGAAACGTATCGTTTCGCCGCAGAAGAAGCCAAGCGGCTCACCGGAGAGACGGTTCCTATGGATGCAGCCAAAGGCGGAGAAGGACGCATAGGATACACGATGCGGCAGCCTTTGGGCGTTATTGGAGCCATTACGCCGTTTAATTTTCCGATGAACCTGGTGGCCCACAAAGTAGGACCAGCGCTGGCAGCAGGCAATACGATTGTGTTGAAACCTGCGGAGCAGACACCGTTGTCTTCGTATTATATTGCCAATTTGCTTCAGGAAGCGGGATTACCGGATGGCGCATTGAATGTGGTGAGCGGTGACGGCAAAACGATCGGTGATGTACTTGTAGAGCATACTGACGTGGCCCATATTACGTTTACAGGCAGCCCTGCTGTAGGTACCAGCATTCGCAGCAAAGCCGGACTGAAACGCGTAACATTGGAGCTGGGGTCCAATGCAGCCGTCATTATAGATGCGGATGCCAATTTGGATAAGGTGGTACCGAGATGTGTGACCGGGGCTTTTACTTACCAAGGTCAGGTATGTATTTCACTGCAGCGAATCTATGTGCATAGCGCGATTGCGGATGAGTTCATTCGTCGTTTTGCAGAAGCAGCCCAAAAAGTCGTAGTTGGAGACCCGTTGAATCCGGATACCGTTGTCTCTGCGCTCATCACATCCAAAGATGTACAGCGTACGCTGGATTGGATCGATGAAGCGAAGCAGGCAGGCGCTGAGGTGGCGACAGGTGGCGAAGCCGAGGGAGGCGTATTGCGTCCAACCGTACTGATTAACGTTCCGCGAGATGCCAAGGTGTCTTGTCAGGAGGTCTTTGCCCCGATCGTTGTCATTAATTCGGTGGATTCGGTTGAAGAAGGCATTGAGCATGTGAATGATTCCATCTACGGGCTTCAGGCAGGTGTGTTTACCAATGATATTCATACTGCATTGCATGCAGCGGACCACATCGAAGCTGGCGGCGTGATGATTAACGATATTCCCACTTTCCGTGTGGATCATATGCCTTATGGCGGTGTGAAGCAGAGCGGGATGGGACGTGAAGGTGTTAAATATGCCGTAGAGGAAATGACCGAATTGAAGTTTGTCATGTTTAACAAGAATTAA